In the Corynebacterium suedekumii genome, one interval contains:
- a CDS encoding LysR family transcriptional regulator, with amino-acid sequence MSEFTPTDLRGFIAVAESGHLTDTAATLAVPQPTLTRRIRRIERALGADLFDRAGRRMTLNTRGRAFLPHARAMVTELADGTAKVARLMDPERGTVRLDFMHSLGTWLVPDLLRDYRTLHPGVDFRLHQGASLDLVDRVRADAADVALVGPRPAGVGQDLGWHQLRLQRLALAVPEDHPLAEAGPQPVDLRAAAGENFIGMLPGYGTRLLLDRLAGDTGFTPRLVFESMELTTVAGLVSAGLGVALLPLDDPYLAPHGIVLRPLDPPAHRELGLVWRAGSDPAPPVDQFRAFVMGVG; translated from the coding sequence ATGAGTGAGTTCACCCCCACCGACCTGCGCGGATTCATCGCCGTCGCCGAATCCGGCCACCTCACCGACACCGCGGCCACCCTCGCCGTCCCCCAACCCACGCTCACCCGCCGCATCCGGCGCATCGAACGCGCCCTCGGCGCCGACCTCTTCGACCGCGCCGGCCGCCGCATGACACTCAACACCCGCGGCCGTGCCTTCCTCCCGCACGCCCGGGCCATGGTCACCGAACTCGCCGACGGCACCGCCAAGGTCGCCCGCCTCATGGACCCCGAACGCGGCACCGTCCGCCTCGACTTCATGCACTCCCTGGGCACCTGGCTCGTCCCCGACCTCCTCCGCGACTACCGCACCCTCCACCCCGGCGTCGACTTCCGCCTCCACCAGGGCGCCTCCCTAGACCTCGTCGACCGCGTGCGTGCCGACGCCGCCGACGTCGCCCTCGTCGGCCCCCGCCCGGCCGGCGTCGGGCAGGACCTCGGCTGGCACCAGCTGCGCCTCCAGCGCCTCGCCCTCGCCGTCCCCGAGGACCACCCGCTGGCGGAGGCCGGGCCCCAACCGGTCGACCTGCGGGCCGCCGCCGGCGAGAACTTCATCGGCATGCTCCCCGGCTACGGCACCCGCCTGCTGCTCGACCGCCTCGCCGGCGACACCGGCTTCACCCCGCGCCTGGTCTTCGAGTCCATGGAGCTGACCACCGTCGCCGGCCTCGTCTCCGCCGGCCTCGGCGTGGCCCTCCTCCCTCTCGACGACCCCTACCTCGCGCCCCACGGCATCGTCCTGCGCCCCCTCGACCCGCCCGCCCACCGGGAACTGGGCCTGGTGTGGCGCGCCGGGTCCGACCCCGCCCCACCCGTGGACCAGTTCCGGGCCTTCGTCATGGGGGTTGGCTGA
- a CDS encoding MFS transporter has protein sequence MSETYEGLRRGDRDYRRAVLAMLAAGLASFNALYATQALLPILVDDLGMTPTGAALTVSATTGMLAICIVPASILSERFGRGRILVISALLATAIGLGLPLAPDGATLIALRALQGIAAAGVPAVAMTWLSEEIHPADLGRAMGVYVAGTTVGGLTGRLIPAGMLELVDWRVAVLVSSSVALAIALVMAVLLPHQRRFHPKKIRFGSELAAMLGHLRNPQLVALFATAFLGMGVFVSMYNFFGFRMIDHFGLSPALVGLVFVMYLSGTWSAARAGVIADRHGRGPTMTMCTVLLLVGALACASGWLPLALFGLLVFTASFFAMHSIASSWIGLAATSHRAEASSMYLFSYYAGSSLIGAAAGLVFARLSWTGFVLTLSAVLLLLVGVALLAGRRERRSTILSD, from the coding sequence ATGAGTGAGACGTATGAGGGCCTGCGACGGGGCGACCGCGATTACCGGCGGGCCGTCCTGGCCATGCTGGCCGCCGGCCTGGCCTCCTTCAACGCGCTCTATGCCACGCAGGCGCTGCTGCCCATCCTCGTCGACGACCTCGGCATGACCCCCACCGGCGCGGCGCTGACCGTGTCGGCGACGACGGGCATGCTCGCCATCTGCATCGTCCCCGCCTCGATCCTGTCCGAGCGTTTCGGTCGCGGCCGGATCCTCGTCATCTCCGCGCTGCTGGCCACCGCGATCGGCCTCGGCCTGCCGCTGGCCCCAGACGGCGCAACCCTCATCGCGCTGCGCGCACTCCAGGGCATCGCCGCCGCCGGCGTCCCGGCCGTGGCCATGACGTGGCTGTCCGAGGAGATCCACCCCGCCGACCTGGGGCGGGCGATGGGTGTCTACGTGGCGGGCACGACCGTGGGCGGGCTCACCGGCCGTCTCATCCCGGCGGGCATGCTCGAGCTCGTCGACTGGCGGGTGGCGGTGCTGGTCAGTTCCAGCGTCGCGCTGGCGATCGCACTGGTCATGGCGGTGCTGCTGCCCCACCAGCGGCGTTTCCACCCGAAGAAGATCCGGTTCGGGTCCGAGCTGGCGGCGATGCTCGGCCATCTGCGCAATCCGCAGCTGGTGGCGTTGTTCGCCACGGCGTTCCTGGGCATGGGTGTGTTCGTGTCCATGTACAACTTCTTCGGTTTCCGCATGATCGACCATTTCGGGCTCTCCCCCGCGCTGGTGGGTCTGGTGTTCGTCATGTACCTGTCCGGCACGTGGAGTGCGGCGCGCGCCGGTGTCATCGCCGACCGGCACGGCCGAGGTCCCACGATGACGATGTGCACGGTCCTGTTGCTGGTCGGTGCGCTGGCGTGTGCGTCCGGTTGGCTGCCGCTGGCGCTGTTCGGGCTGCTGGTGTTCACGGCGTCGTTCTTCGCCATGCACTCCATCGCCTCGAGCTGGATCGGGCTGGCGGCGACCTCGCACCGCGCGGAGGCCTCCAGCATGTACCTGTTCAGCTACTACGCCGGTTCCTCGCTCATCGGCGCGGCGGCGGGCCTGGTCTTCGCCCGGTTGTCGTGGACCGGGTTCGTGCTCACGCTGTCGGCGGTCCTGCTGCTGCTCGTGGGTGTCGCGCTGCTCGCGGGCCGCCGCGAACGCCGCAGCACGATCCTCTCGGACTAG
- a CDS encoding TM0106 family RecB-like putative nuclease, whose protein sequence is MRGERAGLARRAVWERLPVGPARGDSRARRFLRIDIPPVPLDGDSFGAELATLEAVAAQATLITGAVFATDSWRVDVDILARQPDGTYLPVIVSNHRVARSAEGEATPVIATARLGLGGPLDAPYRLRHHVADGYRLALAARALEDLGVDGGWGAAIGQDRTRAFLTPTAPLQPALTAALAEITPERLPTVPRRVKECASCRFWPMCEPELVAMDDISLFLPGDRARAFRDRGITTVTGLIDADLGEPSRLARAWRDGVPLLRRTDTVTAPRADVEIDVDMEAYLDQGAYLWGAFDGAEYHPFATWTPLGGDDEAENFARFWAWLQARRAQAHDLGLSFAAYCWSNHGENHWLTMSARRFGGRRYGDVVVPDEQEVAEFIASDEWIDLFRTVRSQLIGPFGLGLKVVAPEAGYTWADGDFDGEESVNARRLARGVDTQAMEMRERLLRYNGDDCRATAAVRDWLRRGAPGTPRL, encoded by the coding sequence ATGCGTGGGGAGCGTGCGGGGCTGGCCCGCCGCGCCGTGTGGGAGCGCCTGCCCGTGGGCCCCGCCCGCGGTGACAGCCGGGCCCGGCGTTTCCTGCGTATCGACATCCCGCCCGTCCCCCTCGACGGCGACTCCTTCGGCGCCGAGCTCGCCACGCTGGAGGCCGTCGCGGCGCAGGCGACCCTCATCACCGGTGCCGTGTTCGCCACCGACAGCTGGCGGGTGGACGTGGACATCCTCGCCCGGCAACCGGACGGGACCTACCTGCCGGTGATCGTGAGCAATCACCGGGTGGCCCGCTCTGCCGAGGGTGAGGCCACCCCCGTCATCGCCACCGCCCGCCTCGGCCTCGGCGGGCCGCTCGACGCCCCCTACCGCCTGCGCCACCACGTCGCCGACGGTTACCGGCTGGCCCTGGCGGCCCGGGCGCTCGAGGACCTCGGCGTCGACGGCGGGTGGGGCGCGGCCATCGGACAGGACCGTACCCGCGCCTTCCTCACCCCGACCGCACCGCTGCAGCCTGCGCTCACTGCCGCCCTGGCCGAGATCACCCCGGAGCGGCTGCCCACCGTGCCGCGCCGGGTCAAGGAGTGCGCCAGCTGCCGGTTCTGGCCGATGTGCGAACCTGAGCTCGTCGCCATGGACGACATCAGCCTGTTCCTGCCCGGCGACCGCGCCCGGGCCTTCCGGGACCGGGGCATCACCACCGTCACCGGGCTCATCGACGCGGACCTCGGTGAACCGAGCCGCCTGGCCCGGGCGTGGCGCGACGGGGTGCCCCTGCTGCGCCGGACGGACACGGTCACCGCCCCGCGTGCCGACGTCGAGATCGACGTCGACATGGAGGCCTATCTCGACCAGGGCGCCTACCTGTGGGGAGCGTTCGACGGGGCGGAGTACCACCCCTTCGCCACGTGGACCCCGCTCGGCGGGGACGACGAGGCGGAGAACTTCGCCCGCTTCTGGGCCTGGCTGCAGGCCCGCCGGGCGCAGGCACACGACCTGGGACTGAGCTTCGCGGCCTACTGCTGGTCCAACCACGGCGAGAACCACTGGCTGACCATGAGCGCCCGGCGTTTCGGCGGTCGCCGCTACGGCGACGTGGTCGTGCCCGATGAGCAGGAGGTCGCCGAGTTCATCGCCTCCGACGAGTGGATCGACCTGTTCCGCACGGTGCGCTCCCAGCTCATCGGCCCCTTCGGCCTCGGCCTCAAGGTCGTGGCCCCGGAGGCGGGGTACACGTGGGCGGACGGTGATTTCGACGGGGAGGAATCGGTGAATGCGCGGAGGTTGGCGCGCGGCGTCGATACGCAGGCGATGGAGATGCGCGAACGCCTCCTGCGCTACAACGGTGACGACTGCCGGGCCACCGCGGCGGTGCGGGACTGGCTGCGACGCGGTGCGCCGGGCACTCCCCGGCTCTAG